From Fibrobacter succinogenes, a single genomic window includes:
- a CDS encoding TIGR02171 family protein, whose amino-acid sequence MRYFEFLLLIVALLNACSDDSGSHATENPVEHEDIEGFVFVNAHGNSAYLGTNASNARQNEKPQMSVLFSYDFYIGEHEVSCGEYKALRKDVNVQCENGDNRPVTNVTFYDAVLYANAKSKQNLLDTVYTYTSASFDASGSCDNLKGLVFHENVNGYRLPTEAEWVYVASHDWNPEKGWNSNNSGSNTHDVATSPANGIGVYDMAGNVLEWVNDWLTPFITASPYIMDFVGGADEGSLGERVVKGGSYRNEPSVIDMYSRGDVYTVVSSTKGDYLGFRLALGAIPKPTWLDECGAVKESIVKSQVDVYEMKHVVGTFESKLVFRNDFLGNLSFIDFGSGVVSVVDIKGTQKAYHPDISPDGKRVAYCSGIEGNKSDASSIYVRDLNAEGSNLVELDVKGAAIPRWRVLDNGDTVIVYVTNPGNNKDDAAFKSTSTWQVKFANGKFGKPEKLFDGAYHGGVNASNTLAVTGARILRARIAPKGKTLANGIDTVWYGGEQACNASLANDGSDRTLFLDFGGKTGAKFVGQSYRTHERLLVVDAKGNLI is encoded by the coding sequence ATGAGATACTTTGAATTTTTATTGCTGATTGTTGCTCTGTTAAACGCTTGTAGCGATGACAGTGGTTCTCATGCTACGGAAAATCCGGTAGAGCATGAGGATATAGAAGGCTTTGTTTTTGTCAACGCTCATGGAAATTCGGCTTACTTGGGGACAAATGCAAGCAATGCACGGCAGAATGAGAAACCCCAGATGAGTGTGCTTTTTTCGTATGATTTTTACATTGGTGAGCATGAGGTAAGTTGCGGTGAGTATAAAGCTTTGCGTAAGGATGTAAATGTTCAATGCGAAAATGGAGATAATCGCCCAGTAACGAATGTGACATTCTATGACGCAGTGCTTTATGCGAATGCTAAAAGTAAACAGAATTTATTGGATACCGTTTATACATACACCAGTGCTTCTTTTGATGCTTCAGGAAGTTGTGACAACTTAAAGGGACTTGTTTTTCATGAAAATGTAAATGGATACCGTTTGCCGACCGAAGCGGAATGGGTTTATGTGGCAAGCCATGATTGGAATCCTGAAAAAGGTTGGAATAGCAATAATTCTGGATCCAATACTCATGATGTGGCGACTTCGCCTGCAAATGGCATTGGCGTTTATGACATGGCGGGAAATGTTCTTGAATGGGTCAATGACTGGTTAACACCTTTTATTACGGCATCCCCTTATATAATGGATTTTGTTGGCGGTGCCGATGAAGGTAGCCTTGGTGAACGGGTAGTCAAAGGCGGAAGCTATAGAAACGAACCTTCTGTGATCGATATGTATAGCCGTGGCGATGTATATACGGTTGTTTCTTCAACAAAGGGCGATTATTTAGGATTTAGACTTGCTTTGGGGGCGATTCCTAAGCCGACTTGGCTTGATGAATGCGGTGCCGTTAAGGAATCCATTGTAAAGTCTCAAGTGGATGTTTATGAAATGAAGCATGTCGTGGGAACTTTTGAATCGAAACTGGTTTTTCGCAATGATTTTTTAGGCAACTTGTCTTTTATTGATTTTGGAAGTGGCGTTGTCTCTGTTGTTGATATTAAAGGAACACAAAAGGCTTATCACCCCGATATTTCTCCAGATGGAAAACGAGTTGCTTATTGCTCTGGAATTGAAGGAAACAAAAGTGATGCATCGTCGATTTATGTCCGTGATTTGAATGCCGAAGGCTCTAACCTCGTGGAGCTGGATGTGAAAGGTGCTGCGATTCCACGTTGGCGCGTTCTTGACAATGGCGATACCGTCATTGTTTATGTAACGAATCCTGGCAATAATAAGGATGATGCTGCGTTCAAATCGACATCAACGTGGCAAGTGAAATTTGCCAATGGAAAATTTGGTAAGCCAGAAAAACTTTTCGATGGTGCTTATCATGGAGGCGTGAACGCCTCTAATACGCTCGCTGTAACGGGTGCTAGAATCTTGCGTGCTCGCATTGCGCCCAAAGGTAAGACTCTCGCAAATGGAATTGATACAGTATGGTATGGTGGGGAACAGGCTTGTAATGCCTCATTAGCAAATGATGGCAGCGATAGAACGTTGTTCCTTGATTTTGGCGGAAAGACGGGTGCTAAATTTGTGGGACAGTCTTATCGTACGCATGAACGCCTCTTGGTTGTTGATGCAAAGGGAAATCTCATCTAG
- a CDS encoding TIGR02171 family protein, with the protein MFNCFAHPLFLEKVLFLVSFLLAFSGCDTFYGDHVWLNAPVENDKLHDGLVVVKASKVKNSSGGSLSYLGTISTKAKANERPQLRVALDYDFSMGVHEVTCAEFKSIMGTTFDDRCNGEDSDLLPVTKVTYFDAVLYTNERSKREGYDTAYTYTTASFDANGNCITMEGLVFHPEVDAYRLPTEAEWLLVADRDWQPSIEWNAHNSGFEPKNVCSYPRLHGDFCDMGGNVKEWVSDWLAYFKDTVITNYVGGPDGGALGERVVKGGSFRNDPSSIKLYNRGDVYIVTSAAKSDYLGFRIAFGKIPNAVWMGSDGRARESRIIPMASATVVKNNIGTYRTKLVFRNDVTGNLAYVDYVNGTLSVSEIVDTLDSYHPDISPDGRLVVFCTGMEGVSGKSVAYVRPLSLGKEKPLKINVKGNVSIPRWRVLENGDTVIVYVSDAGDNKNESTFKSTSTWQVKYSQGRFGTPQKLFDGAYHGGISSDNKLAVTGARLLRARIASSNGTLANGRDTVWYNGEQACNVSLANDGSKRVAFLDFGGKTGADFVGKSYRTHERLLIADSTGKLIKAIAAPDGFSFDHAEWALNYISSKPNGGFIVATLTNPNGAHTKVVLVNVDDGSVLNLAEGDELWHPCIWRPQNYIPEKSELDPDSAGVYLHPADQWGNILMRFKMNLLWKYRDSANVVILGSSRPMFGVSPTRFSQQFFVVNLAQTPNSIYMSRDFLNLYILRHLKNLKYIVVSLDIDFWHKQDGIYGDNFFYNEFENYPGYVYDRNHDYWSDGYPEGLLEYTENSVGSSDESIYMKDRGRCMVAACKSWRDDPEIEQDSNYLDAHWNLIENSMAALVSIIKEAAKRNIRVVGLIFPQSPAYAKTGSFGRYGLRRSSAEKLISEIENLKKEYPNFVLMDENKMGKHEYPDNMAIDEDHLCYGGSVLLTAKLDKFLLSWEAKK; encoded by the coding sequence ATGTTTAACTGTTTTGCTCATCCCTTGTTCCTTGAAAAGGTACTTTTTCTGGTATCGTTTTTGCTTGCTTTTTCGGGTTGTGATACTTTTTATGGTGATCACGTTTGGCTTAATGCTCCCGTGGAAAATGATAAACTCCATGACGGATTGGTTGTCGTCAAAGCTTCGAAAGTGAAAAATTCGAGCGGAGGCTCGCTTTCGTATCTTGGAACGATTTCCACAAAAGCGAAGGCGAATGAACGCCCGCAGTTGCGTGTTGCCTTGGATTACGATTTCTCCATGGGTGTGCACGAGGTTACTTGCGCCGAATTTAAATCCATTATGGGGACAACTTTTGATGATCGGTGTAATGGTGAAGATTCGGATTTGCTGCCAGTGACAAAAGTGACCTATTTCGATGCCGTGCTTTATACGAATGAGCGCAGCAAGCGTGAAGGTTACGATACAGCTTACACGTATACCACGGCTTCTTTTGATGCCAACGGAAACTGCATCACGATGGAAGGGCTTGTTTTTCACCCAGAAGTAGATGCTTACCGTTTGCCAACGGAAGCGGAATGGCTTTTGGTAGCTGATCGTGACTGGCAACCATCGATTGAGTGGAATGCTCATAATTCTGGCTTTGAACCCAAAAATGTTTGTTCATATCCGCGCCTTCATGGTGATTTCTGCGATATGGGTGGAAACGTAAAGGAATGGGTTTCGGATTGGCTTGCGTATTTTAAGGACACGGTTATTACAAATTATGTGGGTGGGCCTGATGGTGGGGCTCTTGGCGAACGTGTGGTCAAGGGCGGCAGTTTTCGCAATGATCCATCTTCGATAAAGCTATATAATCGCGGTGATGTCTATATTGTGACTTCGGCTGCAAAGTCGGATTATCTGGGCTTTCGCATTGCGTTTGGAAAAATTCCAAATGCAGTGTGGATGGGGAGTGATGGCCGCGCGCGTGAAAGCCGAATTATTCCGATGGCAAGTGCAACTGTTGTCAAAAATAATATAGGAACATACCGTACAAAACTCGTATTCCGTAACGATGTGACCGGAAATTTAGCGTATGTTGATTACGTCAATGGTACGTTATCGGTTTCAGAAATTGTAGATACCCTCGATTCATATCATCCTGATATTTCTCCAGACGGAAGGCTTGTCGTTTTTTGCACGGGAATGGAAGGTGTTTCTGGAAAATCCGTAGCTTATGTTCGGCCTCTTTCGTTGGGAAAAGAGAAACCGTTGAAAATCAATGTGAAGGGGAATGTTTCTATTCCGCGATGGCGCGTATTAGAAAATGGTGATACGGTAATTGTTTATGTGTCCGATGCTGGAGACAATAAGAATGAATCGACTTTCAAGTCTACGAGTACGTGGCAGGTGAAGTATAGTCAGGGACGCTTTGGAACTCCGCAGAAGCTTTTTGACGGGGCCTATCATGGTGGTATCTCAAGTGATAACAAACTTGCTGTGACTGGAGCGCGGTTGTTGCGTGCTCGTATTGCTAGCTCTAATGGTACTTTGGCGAATGGTCGTGATACAGTTTGGTATAACGGAGAACAGGCTTGTAATGTGTCGCTTGCAAACGATGGTTCCAAGCGTGTCGCGTTCCTTGATTTCGGTGGTAAGACCGGAGCCGACTTTGTTGGCAAAAGTTATAGAACGCATGAACGTTTGCTGATTGCCGATAGCACCGGAAAACTGATTAAAGCGATTGCGGCTCCGGATGGCTTCAGCTTTGACCATGCAGAATGGGCTTTGAATTATATAAGCTCAAAACCGAATGGCGGTTTTATCGTTGCTACACTTACAAATCCCAATGGCGCTCATACAAAGGTAGTGCTTGTAAATGTTGACGATGGATCCGTTTTGAATTTGGCGGAAGGCGATGAACTTTGGCATCCGTGCATCTGGCGCCCCCAAAATTATATCCCAGAAAAAAGTGAACTTGACCCTGATAGTGCGGGAGTTTATTTGCATCCTGCTGATCAATGGGGTAATATCCTTATGCGTTTCAAAATGAATTTGCTTTGGAAGTACCGCGATTCTGCGAATGTCGTGATTTTGGGCTCGTCACGACCGATGTTTGGTGTATCTCCAACGAGATTTAGTCAACAGTTCTTTGTTGTTAATTTAGCACAAACTCCAAATTCTATTTATATGTCAAGGGATTTCTTGAATCTCTATATTTTAAGGCACTTGAAAAATCTCAAGTATATCGTTGTTTCGCTTGATATTGATTTTTGGCATAAGCAAGATGGTATTTATGGGGACAATTTTTTCTATAACGAATTTGAAAATTATCCTGGTTATGTCTATGATAGAAATCATGATTATTGGAGTGATGGATATCCTGAGGGATTGCTTGAATATACCGAAAATTCCGTGGGCTCGTCCGATGAAAGCATTTATATGAAAGATCGCGGGCGTTGTATGGTTGCTGCATGCAAATCCTGGCGTGATGATCCTGAAATCGAGCAAGATTCAAACTACCTTGATGCTCATTGGAATTTGATTGAAAATAGCATGGCTGCGCTTGTTTCTATTATCAAAGAGGCTGCAAAGAGAAATATTCGTGTTGTTGGGCTTATTTTCCCGCAAAGCCCTGCCTATGCAAAAACAGGATCTTTTGGACGCTATGGCTTGCGCCGTAGTTCTGCGGAAAAGCTGATTAGCGAAATTGAAAATTTGAAAAAGGAATATCCGAATTTTGTATTGATGGATGAAAATAAAATGGGAAAGCACGAGTATCCAGACAATATGGCTATCGATGAAGACCATTTGTGTTATGGAGGAAGTGTTTTGTTGACAGCTAAATTGGATAAATTCTTATTGTCATGGGAAGCAAAAAAATGA
- the rdgB gene encoding RdgB/HAM1 family non-canonical purine NTP pyrophosphatase — MKHLFVIATGSAGKIRDFAHILGTDHYEFKTLKDIGFDEDIIEDGDSFAENAIIKSSTTALWLAKRNIEATVLADDSGLEVFALNGEPGIYSARYCGKHGDDEANNVKLMQKLEGIEDRKARYFCALSYQTVTKNESGKFVISEPIIFEGECRGEINHAPVGNMGFGYDPLFVPDGETRTFAQMELEEKKVISHRGNAIRALKKALGK, encoded by the coding sequence ATGAAACACCTTTTTGTTATCGCAACCGGTAGCGCCGGAAAAATTAGAGACTTCGCCCATATTTTGGGAACCGATCATTACGAATTTAAAACATTAAAAGATATTGGTTTCGACGAAGACATTATCGAAGACGGAGACTCGTTTGCCGAGAACGCCATTATCAAATCGAGCACAACAGCTCTATGGCTCGCCAAACGAAACATCGAAGCAACCGTACTCGCCGATGATTCCGGACTCGAAGTTTTTGCATTGAACGGCGAACCAGGCATTTACAGTGCCCGCTATTGCGGCAAGCACGGCGATGATGAAGCCAACAACGTCAAATTGATGCAAAAGCTTGAAGGCATCGAAGATCGCAAAGCCCGCTATTTCTGCGCACTTTCGTACCAGACCGTAACCAAAAACGAAAGTGGTAAATTTGTCATTAGCGAGCCGATTATTTTCGAAGGCGAATGCCGCGGCGAAATCAATCACGCGCCCGTTGGCAACATGGGCTTTGGCTACGATCCGCTTTTTGTTCCGGATGGCGAAACAAGAACGTTTGCGCAAATGGAACTTGAAGAGAAAAAAGTTATCAGCCATCGTGGAAACGCCATCAGAGCTTTGAAGAAAGCACTCGGAAAATAA
- a CDS encoding transglutaminase family protein, protein MGRYLDERTLAMLATDERRKNYRCDNQKKDSLSSLVSRLLSKLFWSALFIAVVVALALLLWSGRSENMSYREMACVFEERAPSCLDSIPAWNEGLAFFDSSVAASRDTLESLKNLLWKFWDIEFAGAGEAAIAKESVLPLRVLENKKSGCMGLSWLALMVAESRHLPLNAILLPGHVFLRYESSNASFNLEPNRRGYSYTDAEYREKYQKGPWTGLEFRPLKPKEFVGLAAFDIGNLFLETDIPRALTWYRMAEEFFPAYPGIDVNQTIAKNRLPNSL, encoded by the coding sequence ATGGGACGGTATCTAGACGAAAGAACGCTCGCGATGCTCGCTACAGACGAAAGACGAAAGAATTATCGCTGTGACAATCAAAAAAAAGATTCTCTCTCGTCTCTCGTCTCTCGTCTATTGTCTAAACTCTTCTGGTCTGCGCTTTTTATCGCTGTTGTTGTGGCGCTTGCTTTGTTGCTTTGGAGCGGGCGTTCCGAGAATATGAGCTATCGCGAAATGGCTTGCGTTTTCGAAGAACGTGCACCTTCTTGTTTGGATTCCATTCCTGCATGGAACGAGGGGCTAGCTTTTTTTGACAGCAGTGTTGCCGCATCTCGTGACACGCTCGAATCGCTGAAAAACTTGCTATGGAAATTTTGGGATATTGAATTTGCCGGGGCGGGTGAAGCCGCGATTGCCAAAGAATCTGTGCTCCCGCTCCGCGTTCTCGAAAATAAAAAGTCCGGTTGCATGGGGCTTTCATGGCTTGCGCTCATGGTAGCGGAATCGCGTCATTTGCCATTGAATGCGATTCTCTTGCCGGGGCATGTTTTTTTGCGCTATGAATCGTCGAATGCGTCGTTTAATCTAGAACCGAACCGTCGTGGGTATTCGTACACCGATGCTGAATATCGTGAAAAATATCAAAAGGGTCCTTGGACTGGTCTAGAATTTAGACCGCTCAAACCTAAAGAATTTGTGGGCCTAGCAGCTTTTGATATCGGTAATCTTTTCCTTGAAACAGATATCCCTCGCGCGCTTACGTGGTACCGTATGGCCGAAGAATTTTTTCCGGCATATCCGGGAATTGATGTAAATCAAACCATTGCTAAAAATAGATTGCCAAATTCATTGTGA
- a CDS encoding TM2 domain-containing protein: protein MPAKGEHNKWIALILCLIPGFCLAPIFIFPGICGLHRFYEGKIWTGLLWLFTGGLFGIGTIVDAILIVMKPEKY from the coding sequence ATGCCCGCTAAAGGTGAACATAATAAATGGATTGCGCTCATCCTATGCCTCATCCCTGGTTTTTGCCTCGCCCCCATTTTCATTTTTCCCGGGATCTGCGGTTTGCACCGTTTCTACGAAGGGAAAATTTGGACGGGACTTCTTTGGCTCTTTACCGGTGGACTTTTTGGTATAGGAACTATAGTTGACGCCATTTTGATAGTCATGAAACCGGAGAAGTACTAG